A part of Aegilops tauschii subsp. strangulata cultivar AL8/78 chromosome 2, Aet v6.0, whole genome shotgun sequence genomic DNA contains:
- the LOC141041185 gene encoding uncharacterized protein, with protein MEKDWPIPKVETIKNDGPEWLFTLLNPLSDMARMVVLMIMWRAWYIRNEITHDKVPPPTEVSRRFLQGYINSLLCIHQFPHADLEKGKMVVQEAGRADYAGERKAQPLHWVPPPADWTKLNTDGSFVQATGATGGGMVLRDYRGELIFTACRQLLTCDNSLQEELEACREGLQLALYRTNLPILVELDCSKAVSMLSAKSANRSQVRALVEDISRMITTESREISFSHISRSQNNASHALAAYGRSTPRMAVWLRSGLDCIVNISEAEKPP; from the coding sequence ATGGAGAAGGATTGGCCGATTCCAAAGGTGGAGACCATCAAGAATGATGGCCCAGAGTGGCTATTCACGCTACTGAACCCTCTGTCGGATATGGCGCGCATGGTCGTCCTCATGATCATGTGGCGGGCATGGTACATCCGCAACGAAATCACACACGACAAAGTCCCTCCGCCCACAGAAGTATCCAGGCGTTTCCTCCAAGGGTACATCAATTCTTTGTTGTGTATCCACCAGTTTCCACATGCAGATTTGGAGAAAGGAAAAATGGTGGTGCAAGAGGCAGGCCGGGCTGACTATGCCGGCGAGAGGAAGGCACAGCCGCTCCATTGGGTACCTCCCCCAGCCGACTGGACAAAGCTGAATACCGATGGTAGCTTTGTACAGGCCACAGGAGCAACAGGGGGAGGGATGGTCCTTAGAGATTATAGAGGGGAGCTCATTTTTACAGCTTGTAGACAACTGCTCACATGTGATAATAGCCTCCAAGAGGAGTTGGAAGCATGCAGAGAGGGGCTGCAGTTGGCTTTGTATCGTACCAACCTACCCATCTTGGTAGAGTTGGACTGCTCTAAAGCGGTTTCGATGTTGTCGGCCAAGTCAGCGAACCGATCACAAGTCCGAGCACTAGTAGAGGATATAAGCAGGATGATTACTACTGAATCTAGGGAGATTTCATTTTCTCATATTAGTAGATCACAAAACAATGCCAGTCATGCACTAGCCGCGTATGGTCGTAGTACCCCTCGCATGGCTGTGTGGTTGAGGTCGGGTTTAGACTGCATTGTAAACATTTCCGAGGCCGAGAAGCCTCCGTGA